One genomic window of Actinomycetes bacterium includes the following:
- a CDS encoding diacylglycerol kinase family protein, protein MTLVAVVAHSGKTLGGGLVELREVLAEQGYPDPLWFEVAKSSKAPKAARRAFAKGAEVVFVWGGDGSVQRCIDALAGSTAVIAILPAGTANLLATNLGVPKDLHEAVRIGLSGERRALDTGSVNGEHFAVMAGAGFDALMIKDADGGMKDRVGRVAYFWTGARNLSARRVKATIDVDGKRFFKGSASCVLVGNVSKILGGIEAFTGARPDDGLLELGVVTAKNPAQWTRTLGRVAVGQGEKSKFVEVARGTRFRIRFDRPFPYELDGGARPAVKKLRIKVHPASIKICVPADDANPPPG, encoded by the coding sequence ATGACCTTGGTGGCGGTGGTGGCCCATTCCGGGAAGACGCTGGGCGGAGGACTGGTAGAGCTGCGCGAGGTTCTGGCCGAGCAGGGGTACCCCGACCCGCTCTGGTTCGAGGTGGCGAAGAGCAGTAAAGCGCCGAAGGCCGCTCGCCGGGCCTTCGCCAAAGGCGCTGAGGTCGTGTTCGTGTGGGGAGGAGACGGGTCGGTTCAGCGTTGCATCGACGCACTGGCCGGTTCGACCGCAGTGATCGCCATCCTTCCGGCGGGCACGGCGAACCTGTTAGCGACCAACCTCGGCGTGCCCAAGGATCTGCACGAGGCAGTCCGCATCGGCCTGAGTGGGGAACGCCGTGCTCTGGACACCGGCTCGGTCAACGGCGAGCACTTCGCCGTGATGGCCGGCGCCGGATTCGACGCTCTCATGATCAAGGATGCCGACGGCGGCATGAAGGATCGGGTGGGACGCGTCGCCTACTTCTGGACGGGTGCACGGAACCTCAGCGCGCGACGCGTCAAGGCAACTATCGACGTGGATGGCAAGCGGTTCTTCAAGGGCAGCGCTTCGTGCGTGCTCGTGGGCAACGTGAGCAAGATCTTGGGCGGGATCGAGGCCTTCACCGGCGCACGTCCCGACGACGGGCTGCTCGAGCTCGGCGTCGTCACTGCGAAGAACCCGGCGCAGTGGACGCGAACGCTGGGTCGGGTTGCGGTGGGGCAGGGCGAGAAGTCGAAGTTCGTCGAGGTGGCTCGCGGCACACGATTCCGCATCCGCTTCGATCGGCCGTTCCCCTACGAGCTCGATGGTGGGGCGCGCCCAGCGGTGAAGAAGCTGCGGATCAAGGTTCATCCGGCGTCGATCAAGATCTGTGTGCCCGCTGACGACGCCAACCCACCACCAGGGTGA
- a CDS encoding phospholipase D family protein, translating to MIPDSAPDPNPLEQAAPDHEASDLAIGHWFITADQRRNPETDLRVFTTGNRVQPLVDGRNYFRRLYAELSGTQAGDQVYFLDFRGDMDERLDGPGTEVGRVLADAAERGVAVFGLLWRSQPRWLKQSEEGNADFVRHISEHGGQVMLDARTRKAGSHHQKLVVIRHPARPQDDVAFVGGIDLGFSRNDDGSHAGDPQPMDEFPDAYGARPPWHDIQAEVRGPAVHDLEHTFRERWYGSSVLDIPSPIRQFYDRTYHASAMTGLPLPEPEPDGGARPDRQAVQVLRTYPARLRRYPFAPLGERSIAQAYRRAFQRAGRLVYLEDQYLWSSDVAGVIADALRRSPELRVIVVVPRYSDKGGRIDGMPTRVGREDAVRLCRRAGGSRFAMYDLENAGGDPVYVHAKVVVIDDVWAMIGSDNLNRRSWTHDSELSIAVLDEDRDEREPQDPAGLGDHARSFARALRLSLLNEHLDREGEVSDLLDPVSAFDAVAQSAAGLKQWHDGGQVGVRPPGRLLPATLDGVSSAQRLWAVPLYRALYDPDGRAWRDKLRRRT from the coding sequence ATGATCCCGGACTCGGCTCCCGACCCGAACCCCTTGGAGCAGGCCGCGCCGGATCACGAAGCGTCCGACCTTGCGATCGGGCACTGGTTCATCACGGCGGACCAGCGCCGCAACCCGGAAACCGATCTTCGCGTCTTCACCACCGGCAACCGGGTCCAGCCGCTGGTCGACGGGCGAAACTACTTTCGGCGGCTGTACGCCGAGCTCAGTGGCACTCAGGCCGGAGACCAGGTCTACTTTTTGGACTTCCGTGGCGACATGGACGAACGGCTCGACGGACCTGGGACCGAGGTGGGCCGGGTACTCGCTGATGCAGCCGAACGTGGGGTCGCCGTCTTCGGGCTCCTCTGGCGCTCCCAGCCACGTTGGCTCAAGCAGAGCGAAGAAGGCAACGCCGACTTCGTCCGCCACATCTCCGAGCACGGGGGCCAAGTGATGCTCGATGCCCGCACGCGCAAGGCGGGTAGCCACCACCAGAAGCTCGTCGTCATCCGGCATCCGGCGCGGCCCCAGGATGACGTGGCCTTCGTGGGCGGAATCGACCTCGGTTTCAGCCGCAACGACGACGGATCGCACGCGGGCGACCCGCAGCCGATGGACGAGTTCCCCGACGCGTACGGGGCGCGACCGCCCTGGCACGACATCCAGGCTGAGGTGCGCGGCCCGGCCGTCCACGACCTCGAGCACACGTTTCGTGAGCGTTGGTACGGCAGCAGCGTCCTCGACATTCCGAGCCCGATCAGACAGTTCTACGACCGCACGTACCACGCGAGCGCGATGACCGGGCTGCCGCTGCCCGAGCCCGAACCGGATGGGGGCGCTCGGCCGGATCGGCAGGCGGTCCAGGTGCTGCGAACGTATCCGGCCCGGCTGCGCCGCTACCCGTTCGCCCCGCTCGGTGAGCGGAGCATCGCGCAGGCCTACCGCCGAGCGTTCCAGCGAGCCGGACGCCTGGTCTACCTGGAGGACCAGTACCTGTGGTCGAGCGATGTGGCCGGGGTGATCGCGGACGCGTTGCGCAGGAGTCCGGAGCTCCGTGTCATCGTCGTGGTACCCCGGTACTCGGACAAGGGCGGTCGCATCGACGGAATGCCAACCAGGGTCGGCCGCGAGGACGCCGTACGGCTGTGCCGCCGGGCCGGAGGAAGCCGGTTCGCGATGTACGACCTCGAAAACGCGGGAGGGGACCCGGTTTATGTCCACGCCAAAGTCGTGGTCATCGATGACGTCTGGGCCATGATCGGGTCCGACAACCTGAACCGCCGTTCCTGGACCCACGACAGCGAGCTGTCGATCGCGGTGCTCGACGAGGATCGAGACGAACGGGAACCGCAGGATCCGGCCGGCCTCGGTGACCACGCTCGAAGCTTCGCCCGGGCGCTACGCCTCTCCTTGCTGAACGAGCACCTGGACCGCGAAGGCGAGGTCAGCGACCTGCTCGATCCAGTCAGCGCGTTCGACGCCGTCGCCCAGTCAGCTGCCGGGCTGAAGCAGTGGCACGACGGCGGCCAGGTCGGGGTGCGGCCACCTGGTCGCCTCCTTCCCGCGACGCTCGACGGCGTCAGCTCCGCGCAACGGCTGTGGGCGGTGCCGCTCTACCGCGCGTTGTACGACCCGGACGGAAGGGCCTGGCGGGACAAGCTGAGGCGACGGACCTGA
- a CDS encoding low affinity iron permease family protein, producing MSDRIGREHPRGSRAVHRLQEWSARTFATGLAAALSVCVLISATLTRRGDALLVWFEAVASGVTLVMVFVLQHTQTRQQVALQLKLDELLRALPEADSRLIRLESAPPAEMAVIADVEGTGRPGSS from the coding sequence ATGTCAGACCGGATTGGGCGCGAGCATCCCCGCGGAAGTCGTGCCGTGCACCGACTCCAGGAATGGTCTGCGCGTACGTTCGCCACGGGGCTGGCTGCTGCCCTGAGTGTGTGCGTGCTGATCTCGGCGACGCTGACCCGGCGGGGGGACGCACTGCTGGTCTGGTTCGAGGCGGTGGCCTCGGGGGTGACCTTGGTGATGGTCTTCGTCCTCCAACACACGCAGACCCGGCAACAGGTGGCACTCCAGCTGAAGTTGGACGAGTTGCTGCGAGCACTGCCTGAAGCCGACTCGCGACTCATCCGACTGGAGTCGGCGCCGCCGGCCGAGATGGCCGTGATCGCCGATGTCGAAGGAACCGGCCGACCGGGGTCGTCCTGA
- a CDS encoding phosphatase PAP2 family protein, which yields MVALRLGGGFIALWALLSGLGLLVTHVLGSGRLNELDRGVDEWFAAHRSGPWNTVSAFGSGVANTQTAIIVTVVAMLFLRWRLGRWYESLIVGVAIGGELLLFLAVTATVHRPRPPVPRLDASPPTSSFPSGHTAAAVALYGSLAVLLLWVYGRRTAIKVVAWVLFAIPVVVALSRLYRGMHYPSDVIVGALGGALWLLLVITTLLPRQRSNGDSG from the coding sequence GTGGTCGCCCTTCGGCTGGGCGGCGGGTTCATCGCACTGTGGGCGCTGTTGTCCGGCCTCGGACTGCTCGTGACCCACGTCCTCGGGTCCGGGCGCCTGAACGAGCTCGACCGGGGGGTCGACGAGTGGTTCGCTGCGCATCGCAGCGGCCCGTGGAACACCGTCAGCGCCTTCGGCAGCGGGGTTGCGAACACCCAGACCGCCATCATCGTCACCGTTGTCGCCATGCTCTTTCTCCGCTGGCGGCTCGGCCGGTGGTACGAGTCGCTGATCGTCGGGGTGGCGATCGGCGGGGAGCTGCTGCTGTTCCTCGCGGTGACCGCGACCGTTCACCGTCCCCGACCTCCCGTGCCTCGGCTCGACGCGTCTCCACCGACTTCGAGCTTCCCGTCCGGACACACGGCCGCGGCAGTCGCTCTGTATGGCTCCCTGGCGGTCCTGCTGCTCTGGGTCTACGGCCGCCGCACGGCCATCAAGGTCGTGGCGTGGGTTCTCTTCGCCATCCCCGTTGTGGTCGCCCTCTCACGTCTCTACCGGGGGATGCACTACCCGAGCGACGTCATCGTCGGTGCCCTGGGCGGAGCGCTGTGGCTGCTGCTCGTGATCACGACGCTCCTGCCCCGACAGAGGAGCAACGGTGACTCCGGCTAA
- a CDS encoding phosphatase PAP2 family protein, with protein sequence MAVLRDLPPVAFWGAGRWPVALVATCVASGATFAALSVWVAVQGAQPAAVDSAVHGWVVAHRSAGSLVLARAVTWGGVTAFAIPALVVVGATALKAGSSYARRIRAGVLLSGAAGLGVFLGLRVNAVVGRARPSMADWAGAAGGPSFPSGHTTVATIFATFCAWALADRLPAGWPRRLLWATAAVYAAAVGFSRVWLGVHWPTDVLGGWFFGVTWFTGVTLVVGWRRQRAHRS encoded by the coding sequence GTGGCTGTCCTGCGCGACCTGCCGCCGGTCGCGTTCTGGGGGGCGGGCCGGTGGCCCGTCGCCCTCGTCGCGACCTGCGTGGCGTCAGGAGCCACCTTTGCCGCGTTGTCGGTCTGGGTCGCGGTGCAGGGTGCCCAGCCGGCTGCCGTGGACAGTGCCGTCCACGGCTGGGTGGTCGCCCATCGCAGTGCGGGCAGTCTGGTGCTCGCGCGAGCGGTCACCTGGGGTGGCGTCACTGCTTTCGCCATCCCGGCGCTGGTCGTCGTCGGGGCGACCGCGCTGAAGGCAGGCAGCAGCTACGCGCGACGGATCCGGGCTGGGGTGCTGCTCTCGGGTGCGGCCGGCCTCGGGGTCTTCTTGGGACTGCGCGTCAACGCCGTGGTCGGGCGAGCGCGGCCTTCGATGGCGGACTGGGCCGGCGCGGCTGGGGGCCCGTCGTTCCCGTCCGGCCACACCACGGTTGCGACGATCTTCGCCACCTTCTGCGCCTGGGCTCTGGCCGACCGCCTGCCCGCGGGGTGGCCGCGTCGACTGCTCTGGGCGACTGCTGCCGTCTACGCCGCAGCAGTCGGCTTCTCCAGGGTGTGGCTCGGCGTCCACTGGCCCACGGACGTCTTGGGTGGGTGGTTCTTCGGGGTGACCTGGTTCACCGGCGTCACCCTGGTGGTGGGTTGGCGTCGTCAGCGGGCACACAGATCTTGA